Proteins co-encoded in one Granulicella cerasi genomic window:
- a CDS encoding ParB/RepB/Spo0J family partition protein encodes METQVIQATEYRNVSLSLLNESKTNPRRTFEETALKELADSIRTQGVLSPLLVRPITENGFEIIAGARRYRAAQMAETPTVPVRIVNLSDAEALEAQLVENLVRSEIHPMEEAQGFRALLDLEEPKYSIEQIGARVGKSPAFVAQRLKLTDLIPSAVDAFYADEIGVGHALLLAKLPADQQEEALKACFKEVYNGASKPARILLPVRNLQFWIDSNILLVLKDAPFNKRDAQLVPSAGSCADCPKRTGHNKLLFGDDLGRQGDRCTDPNCYQAKVSAHVAKTIAARPELVQISSAYGGQKEGSPVLPRNKYTAIRDDKPKSTDEAKRPEFKVCKFTTEAIITEGSDIGTLHKVCANPSCPVHHPKQKADRDDQRWKAEQEKQRKEQAIANITGLRVLSAIGAAVPVRLLKRDLLFVIERLVSVLDEGRIETLTRQHGIRQKRDDGGLQKTLSVFLRRADEGTLSRLLVETCILLAASRGNPSSVLKEAAIAYKVDTDGIASKVRQEFAAKDKAKKAPQPAAKTAKKAA; translated from the coding sequence ATGGAAACCCAAGTCATCCAAGCCACCGAATATCGCAATGTCTCGCTGTCTCTCTTGAATGAGTCCAAGACCAACCCGCGCCGCACCTTCGAGGAGACCGCCTTGAAGGAGTTGGCCGACTCCATCCGCACCCAGGGCGTTCTGTCTCCGTTGCTGGTGCGACCCATCACCGAGAACGGCTTCGAGATCATCGCAGGAGCGAGGCGTTACCGCGCCGCGCAGATGGCGGAAACCCCGACCGTGCCTGTCCGCATCGTCAACCTCTCCGATGCCGAGGCATTGGAGGCGCAATTGGTTGAGAATCTTGTGAGAAGCGAAATCCATCCGATGGAGGAAGCGCAGGGATTCCGTGCGTTGCTCGACTTGGAGGAACCCAAGTACAGCATCGAGCAGATCGGAGCGCGTGTCGGGAAAAGCCCTGCGTTCGTTGCGCAAAGGCTCAAGCTGACCGACCTCATCCCGTCCGCTGTCGATGCCTTCTATGCCGATGAGATTGGCGTGGGACACGCTCTGTTACTGGCGAAGCTGCCAGCCGACCAACAGGAGGAAGCGCTCAAGGCGTGTTTCAAGGAGGTCTATAACGGAGCCTCAAAACCTGCTCGTATTCTTCTGCCTGTCCGCAACCTGCAATTCTGGATTGACAGCAATATCCTGCTTGTCTTGAAGGATGCACCGTTCAATAAGCGTGACGCGCAGCTTGTTCCTTCTGCTGGCAGTTGTGCCGATTGCCCCAAGCGGACGGGGCATAACAAATTGCTGTTCGGGGATGACCTTGGCAGGCAGGGCGACCGCTGCACCGACCCTAACTGCTATCAGGCCAAAGTCTCTGCGCATGTAGCAAAGACCATTGCTGCGAGACCGGAGTTGGTGCAGATCAGCTCGGCCTACGGTGGGCAGAAGGAAGGTAGCCCTGTCCTGCCACGCAATAAGTACACCGCCATTCGGGATGACAAGCCGAAGTCTACCGACGAAGCCAAGCGCCCGGAGTTCAAGGTGTGCAAGTTCACCACCGAAGCCATCATCACCGAAGGCTCTGATATTGGCACTCTCCACAAGGTTTGCGCCAATCCGTCCTGCCCGGTGCATCATCCAAAGCAGAAGGCCGACCGCGACGATCAACGCTGGAAGGCCGAGCAGGAGAAGCAGCGGAAAGAGCAGGCCATCGCGAACATCACTGGCCTCCGTGTCTTGTCTGCGATTGGTGCAGCCGTTCCGGTGCGCTTGCTCAAGCGTGACCTGCTGTTTGTTATCGAGCGGTTGGTGTCGGTGCTTGATGAGGGGCGCATCGAGACGCTGACACGGCAACACGGTATCCGCCAGAAGCGCGACGATGGCGGCTTGCAGAAGACCCTGAGTGTTTTCCTTCGTCGTGCCGATGAGGGAACCCTCTCGCGGTTGCTGGTGGAGACCTGCATTTTGTTGGCGGCCTCGCGCGGCAATCCAAGCTCCGTTCTCAAGGAAGCCGCCATCGCCTACAAGGTGGACACCGATGGCATCGCATCGAAGGTACGGCAGGAATTTGCGGCCAAGGATAAAGCGAAGAAGGCACCGCAGCCAGCAGCCAAGACCGCCAAGAAAGCGGCCTAG
- a CDS encoding DUF6908 domain-containing protein: MKTVLDILRKAGGWRPSLYLKIENPPYMELVIEAVDESGPCGLPALSVAHYGIQNGDAMRDPQMCFELGLAGGAHLNAFYWRNDYAGVEQWSRFIQEGNYCYHTQLHQQHEQFAKLWDNNLRAQGFSEVFTDKCILG; the protein is encoded by the coding sequence ATGAAGACCGTACTCGACATCCTTCGCAAAGCAGGAGGCTGGCGGCCCAGCCTCTACCTCAAGATCGAGAACCCGCCTTATATGGAACTCGTCATCGAGGCCGTGGATGAGTCCGGCCCGTGCGGTCTGCCCGCGCTGTCCGTTGCTCACTACGGCATCCAGAATGGCGATGCCATGCGTGACCCGCAGATGTGCTTCGAGCTTGGTCTCGCCGGTGGCGCACACCTGAACGCGTTTTATTGGAGGAACGATTACGCAGGTGTCGAGCAGTGGAGCCGCTTCATTCAGGAAGGCAATTACTGCTATCACACGCAGCTTCACCAGCAACACGAGCAGTTCGCCAAGCTGTGGGACAACAACCTGCGTGCGCAGGGCTTCTCCGAAGTCTTCACGGACAAGTGCATCCTCGGCTAG
- a CDS encoding ArdC family protein — translation MSSTATTSNVATIDSKKPSTKQELIAANIKLLIEQLEAGHSEALTNYLTAMSRFHSYSFGNVLEIARQMPTATRVAGFWTWKNLGRNVKAGQKGIRILAPIVGVRRKKDEEAQKDITKQNERVLLGFRNAYVFDVSQTDGVDLPEMREVSGDPGENLERLADFLKSKGIALSYNPNIAPALGMSYGGRIALLPGQSKAEEFSTLVHETAHELLHKAERRTATTKTVRETEAEAVAFVVGKAVGLVTGSASADYIQLYHGNASLLAESLEVIQQTASVILAALEPHIAEEAATDELAEVAA, via the coding sequence ACAGCCACCACCAGCAACGTCGCCACCATCGACAGCAAGAAGCCTTCCACCAAACAGGAACTCATCGCCGCCAACATCAAGCTGCTGATTGAGCAGTTGGAGGCAGGACACTCCGAAGCCCTCACCAACTACCTCACCGCCATGAGCCGCTTCCATTCGTATTCCTTCGGGAACGTCTTGGAGATTGCCCGGCAGATGCCCACCGCAACCAGAGTAGCCGGGTTCTGGACATGGAAGAATCTTGGCCGCAATGTGAAGGCCGGACAGAAAGGCATCCGCATCCTTGCCCCCATCGTCGGCGTTCGCCGCAAGAAGGACGAGGAAGCGCAAAAAGACATTACCAAGCAGAACGAGCGCGTGTTGCTTGGCTTCCGCAATGCCTACGTCTTCGATGTGTCCCAGACCGACGGCGTAGACCTGCCGGAGATGCGCGAGGTCTCCGGCGACCCCGGCGAGAACTTGGAGCGGCTGGCCGACTTTCTCAAGAGCAAGGGCATCGCGCTTTCCTATAACCCGAACATCGCGCCAGCCCTCGGCATGAGCTATGGCGGACGCATCGCGCTCTTGCCCGGACAGTCGAAAGCGGAAGAGTTTTCGACGCTGGTACACGAGACGGCGCATGAACTCCTGCACAAGGCAGAACGCCGTACGGCAACCACCAAGACCGTACGCGAGACAGAGGCCGAAGCCGTGGCCTTTGTGGTCGGTAAGGCTGTTGGTCTGGTGACGGGTTCCGCGTCCGCCGATTACATCCAGCTTTACCACGGCAACGCCTCATTGCTGGCCGAGAGCTTGGAAGTCATCCAGCAGACCGCCAGCGTCATCCTTGCTGCCTTGGAACCGCACATCGCGGAAGAAGCCGCCACCGACGAACTCGCGGAGGTAGCGGCATGA